One genomic region from Neoarius graeffei isolate fNeoGra1 chromosome 4, fNeoGra1.pri, whole genome shotgun sequence encodes:
- the LOC132884476 gene encoding claudin-18-like, translating into MAVTLFQVMGFVLGILGLGAIVAATAMDMWSTEDLYDNPVTSVYSYAGLWRSCVRQSSGFTECRPYFTILGLPGLFQGVRALMIVAIVLGVIGVLIAIFALKCLRMGSMEDRVKATMTLTSGVMFVIAGICSIAGVSIFANLIVTNFALTAYTSPNGLGLVGSGLVGSPLTPRYTFGSALFVGWVGGGVLFIGGIMLCLACRGLMPEKHYEGTAYKPATQSGIYRSEGYPKTYNSSYKAHSMDGRQYNQRFDYV; encoded by the exons ATGGCGGTGACACTGTTCCAGGTAATGGGCTTTGTGCTGGGCATTTTGGGGCTAGGGGCCATCGTTGCTGCTACAGCCATGGACATGTGGAGTACTGAAGATTTGTACGACAACCCTGTCACGTCTGTCTACAGCTATGCAGGCCTATGGAGGTCATGTGTAAGACAGAGCTCAGGATTTACAGAGTGCAGACCCTATTTCACCATCCTGGGACTTCCAG GTCTTTTCCAAGGTGTGAGAGCGCTCATGATTGTGGCCATCGTTCTTGGAGTTATCGGAGTCCTCATTGCTATTTTTGCTCTTAAGTGCCTCAGAATGGGCAGCATGGAAGACCGGGTGAAAGCGACCATGACTCTGACTTCAGGGGTCATGTTTGTTATCGCTG GGATCTGTAGCATCGCTGGGGTTTCCATCTTTGCAAATTTGATCGTGACCAACTTTGCGCTTACTGCCTACACCTCACCCAATGGTTTGGGCTTAGTTGGCTCTGGCCTTGTTGGGTCACCTCTCACTCCGAG ATACACGTTCGGCTCGGCCCTGTTCGTTGGTTGGGTTGGTGGAGGTGTTCTTTTCATTGGTGGAATCATGCTGTGTTTGGCCTGTCGTGGACTGATGCCTGAGAAACA CTATGAAGGAACTGCATACAAACCTGCAACCCAAAGTGGCATCTACAGGTCAGAAGGCTATCCCAAGACTTATAACAGCTCTTACAAGGCTCACAGCATGGATGGCAGACAATACAACCAAAGATTTGATTATGTTTGA